Proteins encoded in a region of the Anoxybacillus amylolyticus genome:
- a CDS encoding ISL3 family transposase — MYSQFIKELIDLPDVLIQKVRKEEERWIFELSLPEQCPLCPVCLKRTIKMTCKKKQWMHGYAQRIGIFWIELPVERRRCGTCGMTFSTSYPAIAPRSVATDAFQQWVAQSCIGTSIQAVARMLKLPYTTVERWFYTHAPSFLSNEIQPKAVCVDEFAFRKGHDYGVAIMDAETGEVYAIEAGKNEEAIGRALAHVSGSVQYVVSDLAPAMKKAIQGICPEATHVVDYFHVIQLFTDALERCRKYLDKGGKKHGNVRYVCRLLSQCPEKLIEEERQIVREWCNESDYLKSVYQSLQHFRYVSKSKDVQQAKRRLEAWIHRYSFCPCSVVRAIAKSLVKRTDEIISCILSPYSNGKMEGTNNKIKLIKRRGYGYRNIQRFALRVRLETANIL, encoded by the coding sequence CTCAGTTTATCAAAGAACTCATCGATTTACCAGATGTTTTGATTCAAAAGGTACGAAAAGAAGAAGAACGTTGGATTTTCGAACTTTCTCTGCCCGAACAATGCCCGTTATGTCCTGTCTGCTTGAAGCGCACGATCAAAATGACATGCAAAAAGAAGCAATGGATGCATGGCTATGCTCAGCGAATCGGAATTTTTTGGATTGAACTTCCTGTAGAGCGCAGACGTTGTGGTACGTGTGGCATGACATTCAGCACGTCTTATCCAGCCATCGCTCCTCGAAGTGTGGCGACGGATGCTTTTCAGCAATGGGTCGCGCAATCTTGCATCGGAACATCCATTCAGGCAGTGGCTCGTATGCTCAAGCTTCCTTACACGACCGTTGAACGTTGGTTTTATACTCATGCCCCTTCCTTCCTATCGAATGAAATCCAACCAAAGGCGGTTTGTGTCGATGAGTTTGCTTTTCGAAAAGGGCATGACTACGGAGTGGCGATCATGGATGCCGAAACGGGAGAAGTGTATGCCATTGAAGCAGGAAAGAACGAGGAAGCCATTGGACGTGCGTTGGCTCATGTGTCTGGTTCTGTTCAGTATGTCGTGAGCGATTTGGCTCCAGCGATGAAAAAAGCGATTCAAGGGATTTGCCCAGAGGCGACACATGTGGTCGATTATTTCCATGTCATTCAGCTGTTTACAGATGCTTTAGAGCGTTGTCGCAAATATTTAGACAAAGGAGGCAAGAAACATGGAAATGTTCGTTACGTTTGTCGTTTATTGAGCCAATGTCCAGAGAAGCTTATAGAGGAAGAACGTCAAATTGTACGAGAATGGTGTAATGAAAGCGATTACTTAAAGTCTGTCTACCAATCGCTCCAACATTTTCGCTATGTGTCCAAAAGCAAAGACGTGCAACAGGCGAAACGACGTTTGGAGGCTTGGATTCATCGGTATTCGTTTTGTCCTTGTTCGGTTGTGCGTGCCATCGCAAAATCACTCGTCAAACGAACAGACGAAATCATATCGTGCATTTTATCGCCTTATTCGAATGGGAAAATGGAGGGAACGAATAACAAGATCAAGCTGATTAAACGTCGAGGATACGGATACAGAAATATCCAACGTTTTGCATTGCGGGTTCGGTTAGAAACAGCTAACATACTTTAA
- a CDS encoding TetR/AcrR family transcriptional regulator: MSPLYSSFEKQPEEKKQTIIRVAMEEFMKNGYDRASTDVITSRAGISKGLLFHYFKNKKNLYLYVVTYAKNLLAEKVMEALQSVSATDFFTRVKEIALAKQRVLAQYPYEAKLAVSAMLTPPAAVKKEMEELLKQHYETYEEAFMLEHIFLKQLIPTEKLRDDVSADTVLEMTMAIVDHVSQKYQKRYQRKPFDFLLHSDNIVKELDDYFRIMQYGIYKTEDKKG, encoded by the coding sequence GTGTCGCCATTGTATTCATCGTTTGAAAAACAGCCGGAAGAAAAAAAGCAGACAATTATTCGCGTCGCCATGGAAGAATTTATGAAGAACGGATACGACAGGGCGTCAACGGATGTCATTACAAGCCGTGCCGGTATTTCCAAAGGACTTTTATTTCATTACTTTAAAAACAAAAAAAACTTATACCTTTATGTCGTTACGTACGCGAAAAACTTATTGGCGGAAAAAGTGATGGAAGCGTTGCAATCTGTTTCAGCGACCGATTTTTTTACGCGAGTGAAAGAAATTGCGCTCGCGAAACAGCGAGTGCTTGCTCAATATCCGTATGAGGCAAAGCTTGCTGTTTCAGCGATGTTGACGCCGCCAGCGGCTGTTAAAAAAGAGATGGAAGAGTTATTAAAGCAACATTACGAAACGTACGAAGAAGCGTTTATGCTTGAACATATCTTTTTAAAACAATTAATTCCGACAGAGAAACTTCGTGACGATGTATCGGCCGATACGGTTCTTGAGATGACGATGGCAATTGTCGACCACGTATCGCAAAAATACCAAAAACGATACCAAAGGAAACCATTTGACTTCCTTCTCCACTCCGACAATATTGTAAAAGAACTGGACGACTATTTCCGCATTATGCAATACGGGATTTATAAGACGGAAGATAAAAAGGGATGA
- a CDS encoding ABC transporter permease subunit: MIFMREWKRNIKSLLVWSTVLGGLVLLTLSVFPQFAEQQKEMTKLLESLPKSMVKAFGMDQLNIGNFMGYYGIRVYMMTTLLGSIYATILGANIVAKEESEKTIEFLLSKPLTRSRIITEKWLVVVVNILALNAAAVLSSLFGFHIAKGHEVSIKTFVLLTIATILLHVTFGAVAFLLSTMMRKTRNTLSISLGLVLVAYFLHIMSGISEDLEFLKYFTPFKYVDAAPIINNEQLEPLYVFIMAAVILFSVAMSYVVYKKKDIVV, encoded by the coding sequence GAATATAAAATCATTACTTGTTTGGAGTACAGTGCTCGGTGGTCTGGTGTTATTAACATTAAGTGTATTTCCACAATTTGCAGAGCAGCAAAAAGAAATGACGAAATTGCTTGAATCGTTGCCAAAATCGATGGTGAAGGCGTTTGGTATGGACCAATTAAATATTGGGAACTTCATGGGGTATTATGGGATTCGCGTTTATATGATGACAACACTATTAGGCAGTATTTATGCAACGATTTTAGGAGCGAACATTGTTGCGAAAGAAGAGAGTGAAAAAACAATTGAATTTTTATTATCAAAACCTTTGACAAGAAGTCGAATTATTACGGAAAAATGGTTGGTTGTCGTTGTCAATATTCTTGCGTTAAATGCAGCGGCGGTTCTTTCTAGCCTCTTTGGTTTTCACATTGCGAAAGGGCATGAAGTTTCGATTAAAACATTTGTACTGTTGACTATTGCGACGATTTTATTACATGTAACGTTTGGGGCGGTGGCATTTTTATTATCGACGATGATGCGAAAAACGAGAAATACCTTATCGATTTCGCTTGGACTTGTATTAGTTGCTTATTTTCTCCATATCATGTCAGGTATTTCCGAAGACTTAGAGTTTCTGAAATATTTCACTCCATTTAAGTACGTGGACGCAGCGCCGATTATTAACAACGAGCAACTAGAGCCACTATACGTTTTTATTATGGCCGCAGTGATTTTGTTTAGCGTTGCGATGTCATATGTGGTATATAAAAAGAAAGATATTGTTGTTTAG